One Mycolicibacterium parafortuitum DNA segment encodes these proteins:
- a CDS encoding FAD-binding protein has protein sequence MTDSPAYDVIVVGFGAAGAAAAIEAADRGARVLVLDRGYGGGATALSGGIIYAGGGTQEQRDGGYTDTVENLRAYLKREVGDAVGDETLDRFCAQSPHLIEWLKDQGVEFRGGTVSSYKTSYPTDDFYLYYSGNEKAHPYVEHAAPAPRGHRVLARGMKSGKVLFERLSASAKAKGVTVVPLARVHELIKDDGRVVGVRYRVLDRAHPHATRHAALTRATAKLGTWMPQMVKPVVGETERLWAAGAVDSEAHAPSVILAAGGFIYNRDWVASHAPQFEKISPLGTAGDDGAGIALGLAAGGKTDKMGNVAAWRFLAPPSAFLEGLTVGADGRRIANEDLYGATHSNVLMRQFGGTGWAIYDAATWRKIKSQIVTQTQLFQRLQLIYLFTTGHRRSATLDGLARTNGIDPAGLRRTVDEYNDGLARGTGDPAHKDRDLCAPMRTGPFYSIDISAASSMFYPVPGLTLGGLVVDEATGEVVHRDGGTIAGLYAAGRTAVGICSNSYVSGLSLSDCIFSGRRAGAHAAGDR, from the coding sequence ATGACCGATTCCCCTGCATACGACGTCATCGTGGTCGGCTTCGGTGCCGCCGGCGCCGCCGCCGCGATCGAAGCCGCCGACCGCGGCGCCCGAGTCCTCGTCCTCGACCGTGGGTACGGCGGCGGTGCGACCGCGCTGTCCGGCGGGATCATCTACGCCGGCGGCGGTACCCAGGAGCAGCGCGACGGCGGCTACACCGACACTGTCGAGAACCTCCGCGCCTACCTCAAGCGGGAAGTCGGTGACGCGGTCGGCGACGAGACGCTGGACCGGTTCTGCGCGCAGAGTCCCCACCTGATCGAGTGGCTTAAGGATCAGGGCGTCGAGTTCCGCGGCGGCACAGTGTCGTCGTACAAGACCTCCTACCCCACCGACGATTTCTACCTGTACTACTCGGGTAACGAGAAGGCCCACCCCTACGTCGAGCACGCGGCGCCGGCCCCGCGCGGGCACCGCGTCCTGGCACGCGGCATGAAATCCGGCAAGGTGCTCTTCGAACGGCTCAGCGCGTCGGCGAAGGCCAAGGGCGTCACCGTGGTTCCGCTGGCGCGGGTGCACGAGTTGATCAAAGACGACGGCCGGGTCGTCGGCGTCCGGTACCGGGTGCTGGACCGGGCCCACCCGCACGCCACACGGCACGCGGCGCTGACGAGGGCGACCGCGAAGCTGGGCACCTGGATGCCACAGATGGTCAAGCCTGTCGTCGGCGAAACCGAACGGCTCTGGGCCGCAGGCGCTGTGGACTCCGAAGCCCACGCACCGTCGGTGATCCTGGCCGCGGGCGGGTTCATCTACAACCGCGACTGGGTGGCCTCACACGCACCGCAGTTCGAGAAGATCTCCCCGCTGGGCACCGCCGGCGACGACGGCGCCGGGATCGCGCTGGGCCTGGCGGCAGGCGGGAAGACCGACAAGATGGGCAACGTCGCGGCATGGCGCTTCCTGGCGCCGCCGAGCGCATTCCTGGAAGGCCTGACCGTCGGCGCCGACGGACGCCGGATCGCCAACGAGGACCTCTACGGCGCCACCCACAGCAATGTGCTGATGCGCCAGTTCGGCGGCACCGGGTGGGCGATCTACGATGCGGCGACCTGGCGGAAGATCAAGAGCCAGATCGTCACGCAGACACAGCTTTTCCAGCGTCTCCAGTTGATCTACCTGTTCACCACCGGACACCGGCGAAGCGCCACCCTGGATGGGCTGGCCCGCACCAACGGCATCGACCCGGCCGGGCTGCGGCGCACCGTCGACGAGTACAACGACGGTCTGGCGCGTGGCACGGGCGACCCTGCCCACAAGGACCGCGACCTGTGCGCGCCGATGCGGACCGGGCCGTTCTACTCGATCGACATCTCGGCCGCGTCGTCGATGTTCTACCCGGTCCCCGGACTCACCCTGGGTGGGCTCGTCGTCGACGAAGCCACCGGCGAGGTCGTCCACCGCGACGGCGGCACCATCGCGGGTCTTTACGCCGCCGGTCGCACCGCGGTCGGGATCTGTTCGAACAGCTATGTCAGCGGATTGTCGTTGTCCGACTGCATCTTCAGTGGCCGGCGGGCCGGCGCCCACGCGGCCGGCGACCGGTAG
- a CDS encoding ferredoxin, whose translation MAVRPDNRLADAPMVPVTCHRCAAAVLVRKSTWDQTSVQWNAAATARCEERHDAQQLAGHGAQGLFLACSALRDSVTDAVLNGEVPIVDSAPART comes from the coding sequence ATGGCGGTGCGCCCGGACAACAGGCTCGCCGACGCGCCGATGGTTCCGGTGACGTGCCACCGCTGCGCCGCCGCGGTGCTGGTGCGAAAGAGCACCTGGGATCAGACGAGCGTGCAGTGGAACGCCGCGGCGACGGCGCGCTGCGAGGAGCGCCACGACGCGCAGCAGTTGGCCGGGCACGGTGCGCAGGGTCTGTTCCTCGCGTGCTCGGCCCTGCGGGACTCGGTCACCGACGCCGTGCTCAACGGTGAGGTGCCGATCGTGGACAGCGCGCCCGCGCGGACCTGA
- a CDS encoding Rieske 2Fe-2S domain-containing protein, which translates to MTVQPPVDEVRLIEAEAAPTRFARGWHCLGLIRDFADGKPHQINAFGQKLVVFSSEDGAINVLDSYCRHMGGDLSQGEVKGNEIACPFHDWRWGGDGRCKNVPYARRVPRLARTQTWPTLQQDGMLFVWNDPQRKPPPDDVTIPRIEGAASDDWTDWHWYSTVVNTNCREIIDNVVDMAHFFYIHGSLPTQFKNIFEGHVATQFMTSGGRPDLGSVEGGVTLLGTSSLASYHGPSFMIDDLTYHYEHGDTRTVLINCHYPIDKNSFVLQYGIIVQKSADLPEDVAMQSAIALGDFVKMGFEQDVQIWRNKARIDNPLLVEEDGPVYQLRRWYEQFYVDVEDVTPDMTDRFEFEIDTTRPRESWMREVEENIAAGRVPKLATGTS; encoded by the coding sequence ATGACTGTGCAGCCCCCTGTCGACGAGGTCCGTCTGATCGAGGCCGAAGCCGCACCGACCCGATTCGCCCGCGGATGGCACTGCCTGGGCCTGATCCGGGATTTCGCGGACGGTAAGCCACACCAGATCAACGCGTTCGGGCAGAAGCTCGTGGTGTTCAGCTCCGAGGACGGCGCGATCAACGTCCTCGACAGCTACTGCCGGCACATGGGTGGCGATCTGTCCCAGGGTGAGGTCAAAGGCAACGAGATCGCCTGCCCGTTCCACGACTGGCGCTGGGGCGGCGACGGCCGATGTAAGAACGTCCCGTACGCGCGTCGCGTCCCGCGGCTCGCGCGCACCCAGACCTGGCCGACCCTGCAGCAGGACGGGATGCTGTTCGTCTGGAACGACCCGCAGCGCAAACCGCCGCCGGACGACGTCACCATCCCGCGCATCGAGGGTGCGGCCAGTGACGACTGGACCGACTGGCACTGGTACAGCACCGTTGTGAACACCAACTGCCGCGAGATCATCGACAACGTCGTCGACATGGCGCACTTCTTCTACATCCACGGGTCACTGCCGACCCAGTTCAAGAACATCTTCGAGGGGCACGTCGCCACCCAGTTCATGACCAGCGGCGGCCGGCCCGATCTCGGCTCGGTCGAGGGCGGCGTCACGCTGCTCGGAACCTCGTCGCTGGCCTCGTATCACGGGCCGTCCTTCATGATCGACGACCTGACCTACCACTACGAGCACGGCGACACCCGCACCGTACTGATCAACTGCCATTACCCGATCGACAAGAATTCCTTTGTGCTGCAGTACGGAATCATCGTGCAGAAGTCGGCCGACCTACCCGAGGACGTCGCCATGCAGTCGGCGATCGCGCTCGGCGACTTCGTCAAGATGGGTTTCGAGCAGGATGTGCAGATCTGGCGCAACAAGGCCAGGATCGACAACCCGCTGCTGGTCGAGGAAGACGGTCCGGTGTATCAGCTGCGCCGGTGGTACGAGCAGTTCTACGTCGACGTCGAGGACGTGACACCGGATATGACCGACCGGTTCGAATTCGAGATCGACACCACGAGGCCGCGGGAGTCGTGGATGCGCGAGGTGGAGGAGAACATCGCCGCCGGTCGCGTGCCGAAACTGGCCACCGGGACGTCCTGA
- a CDS encoding 3-ketosteroid-delta-1-dehydrogenase encodes MTAVSATIPAGLPVSDTTVDLLVVGSGTGMAAALAAHEAGLSVLIVEKSEYVGGSTARSGGALWLPASQVLDAAGANDSAERAQTYLDSVVDGTAPTARSAGFVKNLTATVDMLRRTTPMKLFWAREYSDYHPEHPGGSAAGRTCECRPLNTSILGEYLPRLRPGVMEVTIPMPTTGADYRWLNLMTRVPRKGLPTIAKRLGQGVGGLLLGRRYAAGGQALAAGLFAGVLRAGIPVWTQTALEELTGEDDRVTGAVVSHGGRQITVTARRGVVLAAGGFDHNMDMRRKFQSESLDTGVSLGADTNTGDGIRIAQDRGAAIGLMDQSWWFPAVAPLPGKAPAVMLAERSLPGSLIVDQNGARFANESADYMSFGQRILELERTGHPVESMWIVFDQKYRNSYVFAAELFPRMPIPQSWYDAGIACRADDLGTLADRMGVPRDTFTATMRRFNESASAGIDSDFHRGESAYNRYYGDPTVTPNPNLRPLIDGPFYAVKMVLSDLGTCGGLRADERARVLREDGAAIEGLYAIGNCAANAFGATYPGAGATIAQGLVYGYVAAMDAAGRPG; translated from the coding sequence GTGACCGCTGTTTCTGCGACAATCCCCGCCGGCCTTCCCGTCTCGGACACCACCGTCGACCTGCTGGTGGTCGGGTCCGGCACCGGCATGGCCGCCGCGCTCGCGGCCCACGAGGCCGGCCTGTCGGTGCTGATCGTCGAGAAGTCCGAATACGTCGGCGGTTCGACGGCCCGCTCCGGTGGGGCGCTGTGGCTGCCCGCCAGCCAGGTGCTCGACGCCGCCGGCGCCAACGACAGCGCCGAACGCGCCCAGACCTACCTGGACTCGGTGGTCGACGGCACCGCACCCACCGCGCGGTCGGCGGGATTCGTCAAGAACCTGACCGCGACCGTCGACATGCTGCGCCGCACCACGCCGATGAAGCTGTTCTGGGCTCGCGAGTACTCCGACTACCACCCCGAACACCCCGGCGGCAGCGCCGCGGGCCGCACCTGCGAGTGCCGTCCGCTCAACACCTCGATCCTCGGGGAGTACCTCCCCCGGCTGCGGCCGGGCGTGATGGAGGTGACGATCCCGATGCCGACCACCGGTGCGGACTACCGGTGGCTGAACCTGATGACCCGCGTGCCGCGTAAGGGACTGCCCACCATCGCCAAGCGGCTAGGCCAAGGTGTCGGCGGGTTGCTGTTGGGCCGGCGCTACGCCGCGGGCGGCCAGGCGCTGGCCGCGGGCCTGTTCGCCGGTGTGCTGCGTGCCGGAATCCCGGTGTGGACGCAGACCGCGCTGGAAGAACTCACCGGCGAGGACGACCGGGTCACCGGCGCCGTGGTCTCGCACGGTGGCAGGCAGATCACCGTCACCGCACGGCGCGGCGTGGTGCTCGCCGCCGGCGGATTCGACCACAACATGGACATGCGCCGGAAGTTCCAGTCCGAGTCCCTGGACACCGGGGTCAGCCTCGGCGCCGACACCAACACCGGTGACGGCATCCGCATCGCGCAGGACCGCGGCGCGGCAATCGGTTTGATGGACCAGTCGTGGTGGTTCCCGGCCGTGGCCCCGCTGCCGGGTAAGGCGCCCGCGGTGATGCTCGCCGAGCGCTCGCTGCCCGGCTCGCTGATCGTCGACCAGAACGGTGCCAGGTTCGCCAACGAGTCGGCCGACTACATGTCGTTCGGTCAGCGGATCCTGGAGTTGGAGCGCACCGGGCACCCGGTCGAGTCGATGTGGATCGTGTTCGACCAGAAGTACCGCAACAGCTATGTCTTCGCCGCAGAACTGTTCCCGCGGATGCCGATTCCGCAGAGCTGGTACGACGCGGGGATCGCCTGCCGCGCCGACGATCTGGGCACTTTGGCCGACCGCATGGGGGTGCCTCGCGACACCTTCACCGCGACGATGCGACGGTTCAACGAATCGGCAAGCGCGGGAATCGATTCGGACTTCCACCGCGGCGAGAGTGCGTACAACCGCTACTACGGCGATCCGACCGTGACTCCGAATCCGAACCTGCGCCCGCTGATCGACGGGCCGTTCTACGCGGTGAAGATGGTGCTCAGCGACCTCGGAACCTGCGGCGGCCTGCGCGCCGACGAGCGCGCCCGGGTGCTGCGCGAGGACGGCGCGGCGATCGAGGGCCTGTACGCGATCGGCAACTGTGCCGCCAACGCGTTCGGCGCGACGTACCCGGGCGCGGGCGCGACGATCGCGCAGGGGCTGGTGTACGGCTACGTCGCGGCGATGGACGCCGCCGGGCGTCCCGGTTAG
- a CDS encoding PadR family transcriptional regulator, whose amino-acid sequence MTDSDSGRKPGLAATSYALLGLLSYEQELSGYDVRKWIGWTMRFYYGSPAYSQIYSELKKLEHLGLVTSRVENTGGARSRRLYKITASGLAEVTRWANEESFDPPSLKHGPLLRMTFGHLSTPARLKELLQEHIAYADEMEREAAKDARLAGADPTWAYARIALRWAERYYANERELALKMIKELDDAEAEFPRGADGQAAVAWPKPEYWYEVEKQAEAEPDA is encoded by the coding sequence GTGACCGACAGCGATTCTGGGCGCAAGCCGGGCCTGGCTGCGACCAGTTATGCGCTTCTCGGCCTGCTGTCCTACGAGCAGGAGCTGTCCGGCTACGACGTCCGCAAGTGGATCGGCTGGACCATGCGGTTCTATTACGGAAGCCCCGCCTACAGCCAGATCTACAGCGAGCTCAAGAAACTTGAGCACCTGGGCCTGGTGACCTCCCGGGTCGAGAACACCGGCGGCGCCCGCAGCAGACGGCTGTACAAGATCACCGCATCCGGGCTCGCGGAGGTCACTCGCTGGGCCAACGAGGAGTCCTTCGATCCGCCGTCGCTGAAGCACGGACCGTTGCTGCGGATGACGTTCGGGCACCTGTCCACCCCCGCGCGGCTGAAGGAGCTGCTGCAGGAGCACATCGCCTACGCCGACGAGATGGAGCGTGAGGCGGCCAAGGACGCGAGGCTCGCGGGCGCGGACCCGACGTGGGCGTATGCCCGGATCGCGCTGCGCTGGGCGGAGCGTTACTACGCCAACGAACGCGAGCTGGCGCTGAAGATGATCAAGGAACTCGACGACGCCGAGGCCGAGTTCCCGCGCGGTGCCGACGGTCAGGCCGCCGTCGCATGGCCGAAACCGGAGTACTGGTACGAAGTCGAGAAGCAGGCCGAAGCCGAGCCCGACGCCTAG
- a CDS encoding flavin reductase family protein: protein MTTTSELLLPDPATMRAVLGHFCTGVAVITGHDGTRPLGFACQSVTSVSLEPPYVSFCPAATSTSWPLIRSTGRLAINVLADDQRDVCIRFATRGGDKFGDLAWTPGRNGSPVLDGTVATIEAELEYEHGAGDHTIVVAHVTGLRADRDAKPLLFFQGGYGGFDAADR from the coding sequence ATGACCACCACTTCGGAACTGCTCCTGCCCGATCCCGCGACCATGCGCGCGGTGTTGGGACACTTCTGCACCGGGGTCGCGGTGATCACCGGCCATGACGGCACCCGGCCGCTGGGGTTCGCCTGCCAGTCGGTCACCTCGGTCTCGCTGGAGCCGCCGTATGTGTCGTTCTGCCCGGCGGCGACGTCGACCTCCTGGCCTCTGATCCGCAGCACCGGGCGGTTGGCGATCAACGTGCTGGCCGACGATCAGCGCGACGTCTGCATCCGGTTCGCCACCCGCGGCGGGGACAAGTTCGGAGACCTCGCATGGACTCCGGGACGCAACGGCTCCCCCGTTCTCGACGGGACGGTCGCCACCATCGAGGCCGAACTCGAATACGAGCACGGCGCCGGCGATCACACCATCGTGGTGGCCCACGTGACCGGACTGCGCGCGGACCGGGATGCCAAGCCGCTGCTGTTCTTTCAAGGCGGATACGGCGGATTCGACGCGGCGGACCGGTGA